From Populus alba chromosome 16, ASM523922v2, whole genome shotgun sequence:
ttgggcTATTAGTCGGATCTGGAATGAGACTTGGTTGTCAAGCTTCTTCTACAAACCATGTAACTACGAGCTATTTGTGAAGCAATCCCTCAATATGGAAATGGCTATTGTCATGGCAAGGGTATGGAGAGTACATTCTCATATGCTTCATAAGCCATctcttattgaaattttttattacagCTTTACATATTTTATGTATTGAAATTTTAGGAGGCAGGTATGGACTGGATTATCCATCTTGACACTGATGAGCTCATTCATCCTGCTGGAGCTCGTGAATATTCCTTGAGACAGTTGCTCTTGGATGTGCCTGGAAATGTTGATATGGTTATCTTTCCAAATTACGTGAGTTGAACTActtttagaaaatttatatgatatatattacTTCTTGCAAGCTTGATTTTTGGGCATTGGTGTCAAAAACTTTATGCTCAACACAATGTGTACCTATTGGCTTGTTTTGTACTACCATTCTTCTTGAAATTTGATGATCATAAAATCCATTTCAGGAGAGCAGTGTTGAGCGAGATGATATCAAGGAACCTTTTAGTGAggtaccttttatttttctcacaaCTTAAGCTAATTCAAATAACTATTGCCTAATATGTGTTTGTCAatgtgtttttggatttttagtaTTTCCTCTCTCAGACACGCACCACTAGTTCATATCTTTTTTTGGCGGATCACTagttcatatcttttttttgtggATGTAGGTTTCAATGTTCAAGAAGAACTATGACCATCTTCCCAAAGATGTATACTTCGGAAATTATAAGGAAGCAACCCGTGGTAATCCAAACTATTTTCTGACATATGGGAATGGGAAATCTGCTGCTCGTATTCAAGATCATCTTCGTCCTAATGGCGCACACAGATGGCATAACTATATGAAAACACCCAAGTACTGTCATTCTATCTGACAATTTCATGTGCATGTCATACTCTTCTCTTGTTTTATGCTGTTGCTTTTTGTATGTTCTGCTTGTGAATGCATATAAGAAATGAACTTAAATTTACCATCAGATGAATAGGACCTGACCATGCATTTTATTGCATTCGAGCATCTTTTTTTGGCATGTCACCGCTTCACAGTCATTGCCTGTATTTCAGTTTATGTATCTGCATATTCTGGTCATCTATCCTGACATGATGCTGCCAATGCATGCATAAAGAGTTGAATCTATAGTTTCTTTATTTGTTGCACTACTTTAAAAGTTTCTCTGTAAACTTTGCTAGCGAGGTTAAATTGGACGAGGCTGCTGTTCTGCATTACACATACCCTAAATTTTCTGATTTGACTTCAAGACGTGATCGTTGTGGATGCAAGCCTACAAAGGAGGATGTCAAAAGATGCTTCATGTTGGAATTCGACAGAGCTGTGAGTTTTCATGCATGGATTTCTTTTCTGTTCTGTGTTTCTAGGTAGAAATATTGCCTGTTGAATTTCTTGTGCTCCTCTTATTCTTTTGAGGAGAACTGATTCTGTTGCCAAGATGACCTTAGTCTGCACAATCGGCATAATCTTAGTTTGGGAttatatatgttgtttttatttcccTCGCAGTTGATGCAACTTCTCTCCCGGGTTTATatttatcagaaaaaaaacatgatgagaGCATTTCATGACAAGACTTGGTATTCTATTAATGTTCACTTACAACTAATCATTGTTTTATACTGAACAGGCATTCATAATTGCTTCAACAGCAACTGAGGAGGAAATGCTTCACTGGTACTACAGATATTACCATTTTCCTGCATTTTGTTTTACAGTCTTGATGTGAATCCATTGACCCCTCTTGAAGTTGCATAAATACCGAACATTGtgcaatcataaaattatagattttatgcTCACAATTCCAATGATGAGCGGGTTTTCATTCCATCATTGTGATTGATGATGGTTTTTGCCGTAAAATGCATATCTGCATCCTAAATAATTggttgttaaaataaaaaacatcctaaataactgctcatcatattcaattcctCATTGCACCAGGTACCGGGAACGCATTGTGTGGACTGACAAAGCACTGAACCTGAAACTCTTGAGAAAAGGCATCCTAACCCGCATCTATGCTCCCATGGTGTGTTTTACTGCCCAAATTTTCCATCCAaagttttccttttcaagtCCCATCTTTGAACTGCAGAGGAGTTTGCTTGGTGTGGATCTGCGCACAATTCAATGACCACATTCCTGATGTCTTCTTAATTTTCTGTTCACAGGTTATTGTACAGAGACTTAGGGAAACTGGTGTATTTACCTCTGTGATAGCATCGGCACAGAAGGTCTTATCATCAGTTACAAACTCTTCCACGGCTGGAGTTACTTCCTCAAGTAAGATTGGCCATGATGGAGAATCTAAGGCAACTGCAAGAAGGGTCTTGCAGATCCCTGACAACGCCGCTTTTTCTTCAGCAATTCCACCACTATCTCCTCCTGGCCTGGAAGGTATTTACATGGAGATGTGATCGCATTACATGCACATTAACCCTTACCCCCTTCTCGCTGGCCGTGTTATTAATTGAAGAGGTATGTAAAGTTCTTGAAAATATTGATGAGCAAGAACTTGAGGTAGCAAGAAAAGCAGTTATCACTGTTGAGATGGGGCACTTCGATGTGCAGTTTCATGGGGCTCTTTCCCGATCATTACCCAAGCGCTGATGTACATTTTGGTTTAGATATTAGGTTCTGTAGAGCGAGAGGTGTAGAGCGAGATTCTGATTATACATTCTTGATTTTTGTCGTCGTGGTAGTTTTTCTGGTTGCCATAGCTGATTGCCTGCAGTTGTAATCTGAAGCCCCCGCTAATCCAATTGCTGGTTTACACGCTGTATGGGGAAACATATAACAGCATCCGTTCCCCATTCAAGATACGAAAGGTGGACCTTTGCCGTTCGTCTCCTCAATCTCTACTTTAGCAGCTGCCTATTGATTTATTCTGATGAAAATGTTTGGAATTTTGTCGGCTCTTATTAGATCTTGCAGGCAAATGTATCAATGTTACAAGTAGTAGTTCGACTTTAATGATCGCCTGGAAATTACCggacaaataaaaagaacaataaaaggAGGAAAACACCATGGCAACTTAGCTAAAGAAACCCTTGAAATGTTCTCCATTGTTGGAGTCCAAGGTGAAATCATGATaagaatattcttttttaattaatttagacaTGCATGTTTTACCTAAATCTGAAACTTGATAAAGTGTTATAATTTCAAGTTTTGTcacaagattttttaaaaagaatgtgtataaagattatatatttgtaatatatttgaagttttgattCTAACGTAGCTGTGATGAGGTATTTTCCAAATATTTATTGGTATAAAAAGTAAGGACACGAAGCTTAGCCtcgatatttttctaataattgaaTAGGAATTTGAATGAACTAATTTATACTTGTTTGGAAATGGGGCTTAAATAAAGatttataaaagtttaaattttattatttaaatttattttttataatttttatgtgttaatattttaagaagtatttttttaatatatttttgaatgaaaaagtACATAATTACTTGTGCTCGctttaatttgaaatcaattcAAGCATAAAAAAGCATGTGGGTGCCATTGTTGATgatgaaaaatctaaaatgaacATATTGAAATCTTGATgagtgtttttaataaaattaatcgatCATAACATCTGTCAGTATACGCTAAGAAGAGTAGTTAACGATAAACAAAATTACTGGGATGCTAAGCGATGAATGCAGATAGAAAAATATGATCCCGCTATGCGCCATGTGAACGACGACGTTTTTGAAGCGCTGGCTTTTCATTCTTTCTGTTAGCTGTCTAGAGAAATTGCTTCAATGAGGATCCAAAGCCATGCAAGAGAGCTCAGTTCGATGTGGTTCTGTTTTGATagtcttttttgttctttcgaTAAGAAATTACACAAGGTTTTTGATAAAAGGCGTGactaaaaaaattgcaaaatgcaAGAGAGCTCTAGGAAATTCTTTTTGTCAGTGATATTTCAAGCAAAtcaagctttgatgattattttcttgatatcaCTGAAATTATCCCGGCTAAAACTCTCTCATAAAACGGTGACTCTTAATGGTGAAGCCAAGACAacccatttttctttcttttctgtttatttttattttcctctcGGTGTTTATGCCTTAcctaggaagaaaaaaaatatccatagtGAATTCTCGATTCtcaatgctttttaaaaaaaaaaaaaaaaaaattctttttagtttttaatattaacgttAATGTTAATAATATCAGCCGAGCTTTTTTCACACTTCGGCTGCCCATGCTAAACACTAGAGTAAACACAACTAGACTCCAAAGTCCAAACTGAAAAGCTTTCAGACACTGAGCCAGTCGAGAGAAGAAAAGGTAAAGTCAAGAGTTTTGGAAAACATAAATTGTGCGAGATTCCTGCGGAAAAGCGAAAGTGTGCCCAAAGACATGGTGTTTCTATAATCCTCTTATCAGTCCCTCTCGAAGCAAAACCCACATTGGCGGTTCTTTATCACACGCTGCTAATGCTAACCTGCGCCCCAATCCAGCTTAACGTACGCACCCCTGTGTCACTCTATCTTACTGGGTTTTCATTTCTTGATCAATGAATCTTCAAGCGTTGCAAATAGGGGTCAAGTCTTTCATTAATCTCTCCAGGTTTTAAGACTctttttgaatagttttttttctgtcttttttttccaGTTCAAAGTTTGAAGCTTTTTGCATGGTTTTGCCTTTTCGTTTGATTTTGTTAGCAAATACTTCACCTTTGTTGCTTTTACAATAATGGGTTCGCTGAAAGTTCATAACTTGATTAAGATACATGATAGTTCTGTTAGTTGAATGTGAAGGGAATGAAAATTTTTagcttttgttgttttgaaatgagAAAGCAGTAATTGAAATAGAATGCTGTAGTTTTGCAGCTAGGCCAAGGAGCTTGAAGATTGGACAACTGGGTTCTTTGAGATTAAGGGTGATGAGTTCTAAACGAGGTGTCTCGAGTTCAACCAAATCTGCTGCTGCTTCAATTGTTGATGACAAGAAAGATAGTAAACTTAAGGGGATGAGTGGTGATTGTAGTGAGAATGTTTTAATCGAGGTTAGTgtttgaaaagaataaataaatttgatatggtTTTGTGATGTTTGGAGTAGTGGATGGTTGAGTAATAAATGACTGGCTTGAATTTTAGGAAAGTTGCTGGCAAGTCCAGTCAGTTGAATTTCAAAGTATCAAGGCTGATCCAGCAAAAATAGAAGCGATGACAGTTCAGGAACTTAGAGCAACATTGAGGTAAAGGAAATTCCGATATCTGTATGTAGGTTTTGTTTGGACTGAAAAGTGCAATAGTTTTTGTCTCTAACCTCACTTGTTTGGTTTTCTGGAATCAAAATGATTTCATAAGTTTTTTATGAAAGTAGCACTGCATTTTTATGTGTATTGATCCTTGGTTTTCAATGTTGGCTTTGGAATTTCAGGAAATTTGGAGTCCCTGCCAAAGGTCGTAAAGGTGACCTTGTATTTGCTTTAAAGCATTTCATGGGCAAGCAGATAGATGGTAACAAATACTAGTTTTAAAATAAGTCTTTCTGTTTTCTGGCAGTAAATTTGGGAGCTTGACGTGGTCGTTGTTACTTAGCTAGGGTGAAAGAGGACTTTCTCTAACTATTGAAAAAAGTATCTTTCTCATTTACAAAATTCTGATAATTAGCTGTTTCCCACACATGCAGGTGAAAGCTCTCAGGAATTAGAAGAGCATGTTTCCTTTAATTCTCTGGAAAATATTTCACTGCAAAAGAATACTAAACGTACATCTGATGAGAGCTGCGTTGTGAGCATTAACACTGTTTCAGAGGTTTCTGGGTTTAAACAGAGCAAGAGAAGGATGAAACAATCCCCTGTTGAGGATGAAATTGTCAAAAATGATACTGAAATAGTCACTACAAAGAGGAAGCTTTCAGTTAAAACCGATGATCTTGTTACTTTGCCTCAAGCTGAACCCTGGACAGTTCTTTCACATAAGAAGCCACAGAAAGGGTGGATTCCATATAACCCCAGAAGCATGAGGCCTGCACCTCTCACTGATGGAAACTCAGTGAAGCTAATGTCTTGGAATGTCAATGGGTTAAGAGCATTATTGAAGTTAGAGGGATTCTCTGCCATTGAACTTGCCAAAAGGGAAAACTTTGACGTGTTGTGCTTGCAAGAGACCAAACTGCAGGCAAGTGTATTGTTACACATACGATTGCATGAGGTGTTTAATTAGAGTTCTCTGATTAACATTGTTTTCATTGCTGGAACAAATATCTAGCATCTGGTGCCTAATCATTCCAAACCCTGGGTTAAATTGTTTAAATTGACGGTTGATTGTTCCCTCCGATTTTGGAAGCAGGAGAAGGATGTTGATTCCATCAAACAATGTCTGATAGATGGTTATGAGAATAGCTTCTGGACATGTAGCAATGCTAAACTTGGTTATTCTGGGACTGCAATTATCTCTCGGGTATGCTTATCCTTTTCCGATTCTGTCcatgaatttctttttagaatCATAGAACATCAAATTTGTTCCTAAAGACATGTTTTCCTGATGTAGATGACTCTCTATCATTCATGTCATAAAATTATACCACATTGCGGAATAATATCATAGATGAAAATATAAGCTGACTGTAATGAGTTGTTTCTAGCTAGTCAAAAGGCTAACATGATGGAATTATGATCCACTTATCTAGAGATTAGAATTTGAGTAGAACTATTTCTGAATGCCAAATATTTCTGCCTTCATGGTAAAAAGGTTGTAATCCTTTTTTGACCTCTCTAAAAGTAGTTTGATCCCAGTTTTTTCAGTTGtaaacttgcattttgcttttATAATAGTTTTGCTTGTGAGTACTTATTTTAGTGAAGATCAACATTTTGTGTGACAGATAAAGCCCCTTTCTGTCTGCTATGGTCTAGGCATCCCAGACCATGATAGTGAGGGACGTGTTGTGACAGCAGAGtttgattcattttatttagtaaaTACTTATGTTCCTAACTCTGGAGATGGCTTGAAAAGACTGGTAAGTGGCCTTGGCTCTATTTCCATCACTAtactagattattttatttcatgtacTTTTATCATCCTAAGCTCTCTGTTCTGAGGTGGATTTATTCATGGACTAACAACTCTACTGTAATTGTAGTCTTACAGGATTACACAATGGGATCCATCTCTTAGCAATTACATGAAAGTAAGCATGATTTTCAAGTGAACACTTACAACTTCATTTTGGGGGGTAGATGTATTCTTCGTTATCTTGATTGTAGAAGGCATAGTTGATAAGCCATCTCCATGGTTGATATAATGCTTGTGCTGCTTTGCATGCTTGTTGCAGGAGCTTGAAAAGTCAAAGCCTGTCATTTTGACTGGTGATCTGAATTGTGCTCACCAGGAGATAGATATTTACAATCCTGCAGTAAGTCATTTAACTTTCATGTGTTTGcaataagtttttttcaattttcacaaTTAGGTCAGGTCAGCAAATGTATTGGATCCCCAattttaggttgagtttcaaaTGCATGTTTATAGCTTTGAACCTACAATCATAAAATTATCACCAAAATTTTCAACTATAATCACAttataatattttcctttttctcttgttttctgCACATGTTTAGGGAAATAAAAGAAGCGCTGGGTTTACAGAAGAAGAAAGGCAATCATTTGGGTCAAACTTTTTATCGAAGGGACTCGTGGATACCTTCAGAAAACAGCACCCTAATGTTGTTGGGTATACCTACTGGGTTTATCGACATGGTGGACGGAAAACTAACAAAGGTATCTCACCACCTGGATTCCAAAAGTTTCAAACTATAAATCCTTAACCAGAAAAGAGCACttccattattttatttttttaaaacgtcttcagattttttaaaaatgattcacCTCTAGAAGATGTAGAAGGTAAAAGTAACTATACTAATGTTTGAAGTATTGATGTGGCCCGAATACATTTTTAtgtaatattcataaaattgcCAAGCTATTGTAAGATATCTCAGAGAAGTTTAAATCATATCTCAATGCATTTTGATTTATGTAGCTGCACTGAAATTTGAAACAGGATGGCGGCTTGACTACTTTCTCGTGTCAGAATCCATAGCAGACAATGTTCATGACTCCTACATTGTCCCTGATGTTAATGGGAGTGATCACTGTCCTATTGGCCTTGTTCTCAAGGTTTAGTTTTGCAAGAACCATATCTTCCATCAAAATACAAGGATTAGTTTGTCTTGGCAAGCAACTCCAAATGACAACGCAATTAGATGGTGATCAGAGGCAAATCTgttgtatttatgtttttggtcTTTCGGTTGGTGCAGAAAACATAATTCTGTCAGCACTGTAGTCTTGTATAGGGAATTTATGGAAAATTTGAAGCAGGTGGGATCTGAATGCCACTGCAACTTTGAAATTATGATCAATTAGTGAAACTTCGGCTTTTTAATTAACGTtcacatgttttgtttttttatgtaaggctccgtttgtttgcaggaaagtgaattcctggaaagtgaattccgggaaagtattttccgatatttggtagtgttatggaaaatgaactggaaaacactttctagtgtttggttatgtcatggaaaataagctggaaaataatttattaatattttatttttctcaagtttattaaaataatgaggaacaaatcttacaaattaaaaagttgaatgagaatgaaattgaaaaaaaaaaatataatttcataaattatctcaaataaaacaaataataatcaaaataatagggatcaaatttaaaaaattaaaaaaaattaaaaaataaagaaattaaaataataataatcaatatttcataaattatttcaaataaaataagtaacaatcaaaagaatgaggatcaaatttgataaataaaaaatttcaataaaaaaatgataaggaaaaaacaactagcaattataaaaataaggaccaaagttaatataaaaataaaattttaagagatgaaattgaaaaataaatattcaaaacaaaatatatatagcaatcaaaagtttgaggatcaaatttgatataatcagcaaataatgacatttctaaatttttcacaacttccggaaagtgttttcccctcaaatttttcagaaaaacactttcctgaaaaccaagccaaattttccttttactggaaagtgttttccattgaccaactttcctactggcaaacaaacacaagaaagtttggaaagtgatttcccggaaaccactttccggaaaacaaacacagctaaaaggaaaacactttcctgaaaaccaagtcaaattttttttttgactaaaattgactggaaagtgttttccgttgactagaaagtgttttccgctgatcggaaattgtttttcattaaccaacttttctaatgacaaacaaacacagaaaagttcgaaaaatggtttcccggaaactactttccgggaaacaaacaaggcctaagtAATGCTCCGGAAGTATCTAATAATTTGTAGATTGTAATAATTAATAGATACTCCGGAAGTATCTAATAATTTGTAGATTGTAATAATTAATAGATACTTGATGTAGATCATCTACAAGGAGAAAGCAAgtttcaatatataaaaacagaCTATCAGGAAACGTTGTTGTTGATCAGTGCTACAAGGTGAAACCATGGCTATAAGGGAAGCTCTATATTTGATAAATCATATCAGAGGTGAAGTGTTAATTGAAGCAGATTCCAAAATTGCTGCCAGTGAAATTCTGCAGAACGAGGACTGCGCCTGCTGGGAAATCGATCCTTTTGTCGCTGACATGAAGGCCTTCTTACATGTAAATCCCAGAATTAGCTTTCATTGTATTAGCAGAACAGCATAACAAAGTTGCTGACTGGCGAGCAAAGACTGCCAGTTCCGATTCCTGTCCTTTGCCCTGGATGCTTAGTTTTTAGACCTCCACCGGTGCCTAGAAATCAAAATTGGGCCAACAACTTCCAAACCCTGCTAGCTAAGTGTCGAAGCTTGAAACGATCGCAAGGTTGTTCTTGACTGTACTTCCTACGTGGCGACCTTTGTATCCGACGTGGCAACATCTGATTAGCTCCAATGACAccattttgagagaaaaaaataaaaaatgatcaacGTTTGTTATCTCTCCACACCCCTTTTTTAAAGTAGACAAAATTCacaacaaaaacagagagaaaaggagagagagcaGAGCAGAAGCATGGCAAGAAAAAGAGCTTCAAAGGCAACAACGACAACAGAAgacacaataacaacaataaaggAAGCAATTCTCACAAACAACAAAGAAACGAAACGTCCTCAAGAAACAGACAATGACCAACCAATTGCGCCTCCGAAAAAAGGATTCATTTTCAAGCTCTCTCTTTTACTAATAGCCCCATATTTCTACTTGCTCTTTTTTCACTACCAGATCCAACATGACCTCATAAAGCCTATTCTTATAAATGCTGGTCTTAGTCTTGTTGGGTTTTTTCTTACTGTTAAGATGATTCCTGTAGCTTCTAAATATGTTTTGAGAAGGAATTTGTTTGGTTATGATATCAACAAGAAGGGCACTCCTCAAGGCACTGTTAAAGTGTGAgtcttttttgttggttttgtgttttttttttattgattttatgatCTGGGTTTGGTTTTGATTGGGTTGGGTTGGATTGATTGAGTCACCCTTATAAATTCAGCACCTCGCGGTTTTGATTTTGTGGAAGTCTGTGATCTGAAGTTTTTGATAGAAATTGAGAAGCGGGGTTTTTGTTAGgttcaattttgatttctataGTTGAATGTAAATGTAAATTCTGCTTTTGTTTGATGCTAAATTTCGTTGGctgttttttattcatcattgatggttagttt
This genomic window contains:
- the LOC118031942 gene encoding DNA-(apurinic or apyrimidinic site) endonuclease, chloroplastic isoform X1; amino-acid sequence: MNLQALQIGVKSFINLSSFAARPRSLKIGQLGSLRLRVMSSKRGVSSSTKSAAASIVDDKKDSKLKGMSGDCSENVLIEESCWQVQSVEFQSIKADPAKIEAMTVQELRATLRKFGVPAKGRKGDLVFALKHFMGKQIDGESSQELEEHVSFNSLENISLQKNTKRTSDESCVVSINTVSEVSGFKQSKRRMKQSPVEDEIVKNDTEIVTTKRKLSVKTDDLVTLPQAEPWTVLSHKKPQKGWIPYNPRSMRPAPLTDGNSVKLMSWNVNGLRALLKLEGFSAIELAKRENFDVLCLQETKLQEKDVDSIKQCLIDGYENSFWTCSNAKLGYSGTAIISRIKPLSVCYGLGIPDHDSEGRVVTAEFDSFYLVNTYVPNSGDGLKRLSYRITQWDPSLSNYMKELEKSKPVILTGDLNCAHQEIDIYNPAGNKRSAGFTEEERQSFGSNFLSKGLVDTFRKQHPNVVGYTYWVYRHGGRKTNKGWRLDYFLVSESIADNVHDSYIVPDVNGSDHCPIGLVLKV
- the LOC118031942 gene encoding DNA-(apurinic or apyrimidinic site) endonuclease, chloroplastic isoform X2 — its product is MSSKRGVSSSTKSAAASIVDDKKDSKLKGMSGDCSENVLIEESCWQVQSVEFQSIKADPAKIEAMTVQELRATLRKFGVPAKGRKGDLVFALKHFMGKQIDGESSQELEEHVSFNSLENISLQKNTKRTSDESCVVSINTVSEVSGFKQSKRRMKQSPVEDEIVKNDTEIVTTKRKLSVKTDDLVTLPQAEPWTVLSHKKPQKGWIPYNPRSMRPAPLTDGNSVKLMSWNVNGLRALLKLEGFSAIELAKRENFDVLCLQETKLQEKDVDSIKQCLIDGYENSFWTCSNAKLGYSGTAIISRIKPLSVCYGLGIPDHDSEGRVVTAEFDSFYLVNTYVPNSGDGLKRLSYRITQWDPSLSNYMKELEKSKPVILTGDLNCAHQEIDIYNPAGNKRSAGFTEEERQSFGSNFLSKGLVDTFRKQHPNVVGYTYWVYRHGGRKTNKGWRLDYFLVSESIADNVHDSYIVPDVNGSDHCPIGLVLKV
- the LOC118031941 gene encoding glycosyltransferase-like At2g41451, with the translated sequence MAGSRPTTSISQTSSANLFTSRLLLLLTLLPLTLAAFAFLLQWRGGLTDPITRWSPDHHEFPGMESTSGSIKDTVRNSGSGCTDLLGQSHSLSFPYFRDWKFGFGSDLKPKICITTSTSAGLEQTLPWIFYHKVMGVSTFFLFVEGKAASPTVSKVLETIPGVKVIYRTRELEEQQAKSRIWNETWLSSFFYKPCNYELFVKQSLNMEMAIVMAREAGMDWIIHLDTDELIHPAGAREYSLRQLLLDVPGNVDMVIFPNYESSVERDDIKEPFSEVSMFKKNYDHLPKDVYFGNYKEATRGNPNYFLTYGNGKSAARIQDHLRPNGAHRWHNYMKTPNEVKLDEAAVLHYTYPKFSDLTSRRDRCGCKPTKEDVKRCFMLEFDRAAFIIASTATEEEMLHWYRERIVWTDKALNLKLLRKGILTRIYAPMVIVQRLRETGVFTSVIASAQKVLSSVTNSSTAGVTSSSKIGHDGESKATARRVLQIPDNAAFSSAIPPLSPPGLEGIYMEM